The bacterium genomic interval TTTTCAACATCTCTAAAAAAGTGGCGCGCGATCTCTTCACCGGATGCTATAAAAACATTGATCATCTTCTCCGCGACCTGGCGAAAAAACCTCAATCTTTTTCTTTGAACCGCCGGATGGCGATGACCAGCCGGTTTGAGCTAGCGGCCATTCAAGAGGGTGAGAACGTCCTGGCCATGGTGCGCGGCACAGATCCAGTCCTTGCCGATGAATACTTGGTTGTCGGCGCCCACATGGATCACAACGGCCTATCATTGGACGGCCATCTTTACGCCGGCGCGGACGATAACGCTTCCGGCGCAGCGGTGGTGATGGAGATGGCTCGCGTGATCACCCAAAAAAACTCAAGCGATCGATCGTTTTCGCCTGCTTTGGCGGCGAGGAACAGGGTCTGCTCGGCTCCCGCCATTTCACCCTTCATCCCCCTATCCCCGCGGATAAGATCGTCGCCAACATCAATTTGGATATGGTCGGCGCCGGCGACGGCGGGGTCAGCATCAGCGGCCGGAACTATTTTTTCGACCTACTGGACCCCTGGGTTCGAAGCCACAACGATTCTGTGAGCAAAAAACTGAAACTCTATCGCGGCAGCGGCATGTTCGGCTCAGATCATGCCTATTTTGTCGAACAGGGCATTCCGGCTTTTTATGTTTCCTCCACAGGAGATCATCCGTTTTATCATCGGTTTGAAGATGATCCCTCAACTCTCAATGTCGAGGCGCTGCAGGTCGTGGGGGAGCGCTGTGTGGAACTTTTAACCGTGCTGGCTGATGCGCCCGGCTCCCTGTTGTTCAGCGGAAATCGCAGCGGCTGTTTTTTTTATCTGTTCGGCGATCAGATCGATTTTTCCTTTCAGCCGGCGACCACTTTGGCCAAAGCAGATTCTCTGCGTGATCGCGCCATCCCTGCGGCAGTGCGCTGTGTGGTTTACCCGCTGCCCGCAACAGCGGATGAACATGATCTTTTCGCCGCTTATGACGTTCTGGAGCACCAAATTCTCAAAGGATCAAAGCTGCTCCGCTTTAAAAACAGCGCCAGTTTCGATGAAGCGGCGTCCGGCGCCAAGCTGTGTGCCGCCATCGCTCTCAACGGATCAGAATCGCTGCATCAAAATACCGCTCGCGCCCGCTTGCTCTGCCGCGCCGGCGTTAATTGGCTGTGCCTCCGGTCATCGCAGGATCCTGTATTCGACGGCAGGGGTCTCAGCAGCTGGGGTCGAACGCTGCTGCAGACTTGGGCAGAGGAAAGCGGCGTCGTGGAGACCACGCTCGCCGACAGCTGCCAACTCTCCGCCCTGTTGGCCTTTGACTCCGCCAAACTATTGCTGCGGCTTACGCCGGCACAGGCAATGGATCTGCAGGACTTTCTTGCCCAACGTCTGGTTAAAAAACAGAGTCTGCTGATCCTTGAAACCACGCCCGATCAACCGGTGGAGCCGGTATGGCAACTTTACGATTGCCTGCCGACGGGCCAGCTGCACGTCGCCTTTGCTAAAACGCTGTCCACGGCCGATGAGGGTAAGTATCAGTGGGTGCAAAAGCTGTATAAAGCACGCCTGAGTCAGCACGGGGTCGCCAAGACCTACACCGCCATGACCCAAGTGATGGCAGATAATATTAAAAATTTTATCGGCAAGTAAAACGCCGTCAAGGGCCGCTGTAATCGCCAAAGCCGTGCTGTGCAAACTGAACCCGTCGCGCCTTCGGTGGATACGCCTAGTCCTAACCAAACGGAGAAAGGGCTATTGCCGGCGCTTTGAAGAGCAAAAGAGACCATTGTTTCCTGGTAATTCATCATTCAGCGTAGATCAAAGGAACCTCTATGACAACACGCGAACGCCTTCTCGCCGTTCTTAATCATGAAAAGCCGGATTCGATCCCTGATTTTGAGTTCGGTTATTGGGATGAAACCATCACCGAGTGGCATAAGCAGGGGTTGCCGCTCTCTGTCATCAGCAACAGCGAGGTGGAATACTATCTCGGTCTCGAAGGGGTTTCCATTTTCCCTCTGCTTCCACTTCCAAACGGTTTGTACCCGGCGTTTGAAAAGAGAGTGCTGGA includes:
- a CDS encoding M28 family peptidase produces the protein YGISEPSKGWDDYAGMDVKGKIVLIQRGLPQDGQEWAFANERFYKVRTAEQKGAVGLLMLDRGDWPMRGVTIAAEGYQPHMPIFNISKKVARDLFTGCYKNIDHLLRDLAKKPQSFSLNRRMAMTSRFELAAIQEGENVLAMVRGTDPVLADEYLVVGAHMDHNGLSLDGHLYAGADDNASGAAVVMEMARVITQKNSSDRSFSPALAARNRVCSAPAISPFIPLSPRIRSSPTSIWIWSAPATAGSASAAGTIFSTYWTPGFEATTIL
- a CDS encoding M28 family peptidase; this encodes MSKKLKLYRGSGMFGSDHAYFVEQGIPAFYVSSTGDHPFYHRFEDDPSTLNVEALQVVGERCVELLTVLADAPGSLLFSGNRSGCFFYLFGDQIDFSFQPATTLAKADSLRDRAIPAAVRCVVYPLPATADEHDLFAAYDVLEHQILKGSKLLRFKNSASFDEAASGAKLCAAIALNGSESLHQNTARARLLCRAGVNWLCLRSSQDPVFDGRGLSSWGRTLLQTWAEESGVVETTLADSCQLSALLAFDSAKLLLRLTPAQAMDLQDFLAQRLVKKQSLLILETTPDQPVEPVWQLYDCLPTGQLHVAFAKTLSTADEGKYQWVQKLYKARLSQHGVAKTYTAMTQVMADNIKNFIGK